A genomic region of Caulobacter sp. NIBR2454 contains the following coding sequences:
- a CDS encoding NAD(P)/FAD-dependent oxidoreductase — MQNFDVVVIGAGAAGMMCAIEAGKRGRRVLIIDHADAPGEKIRISGGGRCNFTNLDVRPEAYISGNPRFCISALRRYTQRDFIALVDRYRIAWHEKTLGQLFCDGSAKQIIEMLLTEMDNAGVTLSLNTAFEGVERTDEGFKIQLNNGRVTCASLVVACGGKSIPKMGASGLGYEIAAHFDVPVRETRPALVPLTFDPSRLERLKPLAGVAVDAVVSSGKTKFAEAMLFTHRGLSGPSILQISSYWREGGEIEVSMAPGVDVFALLKAAKASNPRQAVHNALNGVVPSRLADLVCAEAGARGNLADTPDKVLQAIAQAVNGWRVKPVGSEGYRTAEVTLGGVDTDALDSRTMEVKAMPGLYFIGEVVDVTGWLGGYNFQWAWSSGWAAGQAV, encoded by the coding sequence TTGCAGAACTTCGACGTCGTCGTGATCGGCGCTGGCGCCGCCGGCATGATGTGCGCCATCGAGGCCGGCAAACGCGGGCGTCGTGTCTTGATCATCGATCACGCGGATGCTCCGGGTGAAAAGATCCGTATAAGCGGCGGCGGACGCTGTAATTTCACTAACCTGGATGTTCGGCCCGAGGCCTATATCTCGGGCAATCCGCGTTTCTGCATTTCGGCCCTGCGTCGCTACACCCAGCGTGACTTCATCGCGCTCGTCGATCGGTATCGCATCGCCTGGCACGAGAAGACGCTCGGCCAGTTGTTCTGCGACGGCTCGGCTAAGCAGATCATCGAAATGCTGTTGACCGAGATGGACAACGCCGGCGTCACCCTCAGCCTGAACACCGCGTTCGAAGGCGTTGAGCGGACCGACGAGGGCTTCAAGATCCAGCTCAACAACGGTCGCGTGACCTGCGCTTCACTCGTGGTGGCCTGCGGCGGCAAGTCGATCCCCAAGATGGGGGCCAGCGGGCTGGGCTACGAGATCGCCGCCCACTTCGACGTGCCGGTGCGCGAGACCCGGCCGGCCTTGGTGCCGCTAACCTTCGACCCGTCGCGGCTGGAACGCCTCAAGCCCCTGGCCGGCGTGGCGGTGGACGCCGTCGTATCCAGCGGCAAGACGAAGTTCGCCGAGGCGATGCTCTTCACGCATCGTGGGTTGAGCGGTCCCTCGATCCTGCAGATCAGCTCCTACTGGCGTGAAGGCGGCGAGATCGAGGTCTCCATGGCCCCGGGTGTGGACGTGTTCGCGCTTCTGAAGGCGGCCAAGGCCTCGAACCCCCGGCAGGCGGTGCATAACGCGCTCAACGGCGTTGTGCCCTCGCGTCTCGCCGACCTGGTATGCGCCGAAGCTGGCGCGCGGGGAAACCTGGCCGACACGCCCGACAAGGTCCTGCAGGCTATTGCGCAAGCCGTGAACGGCTGGCGAGTGAAGCCGGTGGGGTCGGAAGGCTATCGCACCGCGGAGGTCACCCTGGGCGGCGTCGACACCGACGCGCTGGACAGCAGGACCATGGAGGTGAAGGCCATGCCCGGCCTCTATTTCATCGGGGAGGTGGTCGACGTCACCGGCTGGCTCGGCGGCTACAATTTCCAATGGGCCTGGTCGAGCGGCTGGGCGGCGGGGCAGGCTGTCTAG
- the lpxB gene encoding lipid-A-disaccharide synthase has protein sequence MSRHLTVMLVAAEASGDARGAELARALKKKLGGKVRFIGVGGARMADEGVQSPFDIAELSILGLWEGLRAYGKVKKRVEETAAMARADRPDVAVLIDSWGFTVRVAKALRAVDPGILLVKYVGPQVWASRPGRAKVLAGAVDHLLAIHAFDAPYFEKEGLATTFVGNGALAKDFSHADPRRLREAIGAHPDEPILLVLPGSRPSEIERMMPAFEDAVSRLKTTHPGLHVVIPAASTVTEAVKARAAGWPYRVHVIEDERLKDDAMVAGTVALACSGTVTIELALAGVPMVVGYRVGNITHAILKHLILTPWITLFNIAARDFVAPELIQSECTGPKLAAEIEKRVADPGLRRRQVEKQFQALDLMGRGGPDPADAAAKAILRLMAERN, from the coding sequence GTGAGCCGGCATCTGACCGTCATGCTTGTGGCGGCCGAGGCGTCGGGCGACGCCCGTGGCGCAGAACTCGCCCGGGCGCTCAAGAAGAAGCTGGGCGGCAAGGTCCGTTTCATCGGCGTCGGCGGCGCGCGCATGGCCGATGAGGGCGTCCAAAGTCCCTTCGATATCGCCGAGCTTTCGATCCTGGGTCTGTGGGAGGGTCTGCGCGCCTATGGCAAGGTCAAGAAGCGGGTCGAGGAGACGGCCGCCATGGCGCGCGCCGATCGCCCCGATGTCGCAGTCCTGATCGACAGCTGGGGTTTCACCGTCCGCGTGGCCAAGGCCCTGCGCGCCGTGGATCCGGGCATCTTGCTCGTGAAGTACGTGGGGCCGCAGGTCTGGGCCTCGCGTCCGGGGCGGGCCAAGGTTCTGGCCGGGGCGGTGGATCACCTGCTGGCCATACACGCCTTCGACGCGCCCTATTTCGAGAAGGAGGGCTTGGCGACCACCTTCGTGGGCAACGGCGCCTTGGCCAAGGATTTCTCCCACGCCGACCCGCGCCGCCTGCGTGAGGCGATCGGCGCGCATCCCGACGAGCCGATCCTGCTGGTTCTGCCCGGCAGCCGGCCTTCCGAGATCGAAAGGATGATGCCGGCCTTCGAGGATGCGGTCAGCCGGCTAAAGACCACGCATCCCGGACTGCACGTCGTCATTCCCGCGGCCTCCACGGTGACGGAAGCGGTCAAGGCGCGCGCCGCCGGCTGGCCCTACCGCGTACATGTGATCGAGGACGAGCGACTGAAGGACGACGCCATGGTCGCCGGCACGGTCGCCCTGGCCTGCAGCGGCACGGTGACCATCGAACTCGCCCTGGCCGGCGTGCCCATGGTGGTGGGCTACCGGGTCGGGAACATCACCCACGCCATTCTCAAGCACCTGATCCTCACGCCGTGGATCACCCTGTTCAACATCGCCGCCCGAGACTTCGTCGCACCCGAGCTGATCCAGAGCGAGTGTACGGGCCCCAAGCTGGCGGCGGAGATCGAAAAGCGCGTCGCCGATCCTGGATTGCGCCGCCGGCAGGTGGAAAAGCAATTTCAGGCTCTAGACCTGATGGGCCGCGGTGGTCCTGATCCGGCTGATGCCGCCGCGAAAGCGATTCTGCGGCTGATGGCTGAAAGGAACTGA
- the lpxI gene encoding UDP-2,3-diacylglucosamine diphosphatase, producing the protein MRKLGLIAGGGTLPAEIANHCRSAERPFAVMRLRGFSGPEMRDFPGVDVGLGELGKCIKALKDAGCEAVCFAGNVSRPDFSSLKPDLRGLAALPGIVAAAKNGDDALLRKILAEFEKEGFAIEGAHEVVAGLTLPIGRLGAHSPTEGDGADIARALEVAREIGRLDVGQGCVVCRGLVLAVEAQEGTDAMLRRVADLPEALRGSSERLRGVLAKAPKPIQETRVDLPTIGVATVQRAARAGLAGIVGEAGRLIVLDREAVIAMADELGLFILGMEPARP; encoded by the coding sequence GTGAGGAAACTGGGTCTCATCGCCGGGGGCGGAACCCTTCCAGCCGAGATCGCCAACCACTGCCGGTCCGCCGAGCGGCCCTTCGCCGTCATGCGCCTGCGCGGTTTCTCCGGACCGGAGATGCGCGACTTTCCCGGCGTCGACGTCGGCCTGGGCGAACTGGGCAAGTGCATCAAGGCGCTGAAGGACGCCGGCTGCGAGGCGGTCTGCTTCGCCGGCAATGTGAGCCGCCCCGATTTCTCGTCGCTGAAGCCGGATCTGCGCGGGCTCGCCGCCTTGCCAGGCATCGTGGCGGCCGCCAAGAACGGCGATGACGCCCTGCTGCGCAAGATCCTCGCCGAGTTCGAGAAGGAGGGCTTCGCCATTGAGGGGGCTCATGAGGTGGTCGCCGGCCTGACCCTGCCCATAGGCCGCCTTGGCGCCCATTCGCCGACGGAAGGCGACGGCGCCGACATCGCCCGCGCCCTTGAAGTCGCCCGCGAGATAGGCCGTCTGGACGTGGGGCAGGGCTGCGTGGTCTGCCGAGGCCTCGTCCTGGCCGTGGAGGCCCAGGAGGGCACCGATGCCATGCTGCGGCGGGTGGCTGACCTTCCCGAGGCCCTAAGGGGCTCCAGCGAGCGCCTGAGGGGCGTGCTCGCCAAGGCGCCCAAGCCGATCCAGGAAACCCGTGTCGATCTGCCGACCATCGGCGTGGCCACTGTCCAGCGCGCCGCCCGAGCCGGACTGGCTGGCATCGTGGGCGAGGCGGGCCGACTGATCGTCCTGGATCGCGAGGCGGTGATCGCCATGGCCGATGAGTTGGGCCTGTTCATCCTGGGCATGGAGCCCGCTCGCCCGTGA
- the bamA gene encoding outer membrane protein assembly factor BamA has product MKNSRVRRAALFSGFALLLGSTAMTAPTTVMAQVQQTGVVQRIVVQGNERIEQGTVISYLPIQIGDTVDPARLDLAVKTLFRTDLFADVAMQMQGTDLVIQVVENPIINQVVFEGNSAMKEDKLRDEVTIRPRGIFTRAKVQQDVQRIIELYRRSGRISATVTPKVVELPQKRVDLVFEINEGPKSGVLNVNFIGNREYSDNDLRDVVVTEESRLLKFFSSNNNYDPDRIEYDKEQLRKHYRNRGFYDFRVVSAVAELSPDKNGFVITYTIDEGKEYKFGKITVDTENKKLDGQILAAILPIRSGELYEDQRIEQATDSLTFAAGAAGFAFVDVRPRYTPNRENQTVDVTFLVREGPRVYIDRIDIVGNTRTLDTVVRREMNVAEGDAYNRVLVDRSRNQIRALGFFKDVTIDEQPSAQPDRTTLRVQVEEQPTGELSFSAGYSSVEKAVIDLGITERNFRGRGQNMRGRVSIGSLRQQVDLGFTEPRFMGRDLRAGIDLFSFRYDLSEFAAYDTSSVGGTVRVGFPLTQNASMTMRYQLKTDDVMIGDEYCATSSIICRQRGSYITSLFGYGLRMDQRNDPINPTRGFYADFTQDLAGFGGDVNYLKTEMGGGWFYGFNKDFILSAVGTAGYIEGWGGDSIRINERFYKGGNTFRGFEIAGVGPRDTSLNDDALGGKIYAIGTVELTIPTYLPEQYGIKASLFTDFGTVGMLDDDDKQSQPGLFDPLIRDDLSLRATAGVSIHWRSPMGPIRFDFSRILAKEDYDRTETFRFSTSTRF; this is encoded by the coding sequence ATGAAGAATTCCCGCGTTCGTCGCGCCGCGCTTTTTTCCGGCTTCGCGCTCCTTCTGGGCTCGACCGCAATGACGGCGCCGACGACGGTCATGGCCCAGGTGCAGCAGACCGGCGTGGTCCAGCGCATCGTGGTGCAGGGCAACGAACGGATCGAGCAGGGGACGGTGATCTCCTACCTGCCCATCCAGATCGGCGACACCGTCGATCCGGCCCGACTCGACCTTGCGGTGAAGACGCTGTTCCGCACCGACCTGTTCGCCGACGTCGCCATGCAGATGCAGGGGACCGACCTCGTCATCCAGGTCGTCGAGAACCCGATCATCAATCAGGTCGTGTTCGAAGGGAACTCGGCCATGAAGGAAGACAAGCTGCGCGATGAGGTGACCATTCGCCCGCGCGGCATCTTCACCCGCGCCAAGGTCCAGCAGGACGTTCAGCGGATCATCGAACTCTACCGCCGCTCGGGCCGCATCTCGGCGACCGTGACGCCCAAGGTCGTCGAACTGCCGCAAAAGCGCGTCGATCTGGTCTTCGAAATCAACGAAGGCCCCAAAAGCGGCGTTCTGAACGTCAACTTCATCGGCAACCGGGAGTACTCGGACAACGACCTGCGCGATGTCGTGGTCACCGAGGAAAGCCGCCTGCTGAAGTTCTTCTCGTCGAACAACAACTACGACCCGGACCGGATCGAGTACGACAAGGAGCAGCTGCGCAAGCACTACCGCAACCGCGGCTTCTATGATTTCCGCGTCGTGTCGGCGGTGGCCGAGCTGTCGCCGGACAAGAACGGCTTCGTGATCACCTACACGATCGACGAAGGCAAAGAGTACAAGTTCGGCAAGATCACGGTCGATACCGAGAACAAGAAGCTGGACGGCCAGATCCTGGCGGCGATCCTGCCGATCCGTTCGGGTGAGCTTTATGAAGACCAGCGTATCGAGCAGGCCACGGACTCGCTGACCTTCGCCGCCGGCGCCGCGGGCTTCGCCTTCGTCGATGTGCGTCCGCGCTACACGCCGAACCGCGAAAACCAGACCGTCGATGTGACCTTCCTGGTCCGCGAAGGACCGCGCGTCTACATCGACCGCATCGACATCGTCGGCAACACCCGGACCCTGGACACCGTCGTCCGCCGCGAGATGAACGTGGCCGAGGGCGACGCCTACAACCGCGTGCTGGTCGATCGTTCGCGCAATCAGATCCGCGCCCTTGGCTTCTTCAAGGACGTGACCATCGACGAACAACCCAGCGCCCAGCCGGACCGCACCACCCTGCGCGTGCAGGTCGAGGAGCAGCCCACCGGCGAACTGTCCTTCAGCGCGGGCTACAGCTCGGTGGAAAAGGCGGTCATCGACCTGGGCATCACCGAGCGGAACTTCCGCGGTCGTGGCCAGAACATGCGTGGTCGCGTCTCGATCGGTTCGCTGCGCCAGCAGGTGGACCTGGGCTTTACCGAGCCGCGCTTCATGGGCCGCGACCTGCGGGCCGGTATCGATCTGTTCTCGTTCCGCTACGACCTGAGCGAATTCGCCGCCTATGACACCAGCTCGGTCGGCGGCACGGTTCGCGTGGGCTTCCCGCTGACCCAGAACGCATCGATGACGATGCGCTATCAGCTGAAGACCGACGACGTCATGATCGGCGACGAGTACTGCGCCACCTCATCGATCATTTGCCGTCAGCGCGGTTCCTACATCACTTCGCTGTTCGGCTACGGCTTGCGGATGGATCAACGGAACGATCCGATCAATCCGACGCGCGGCTTCTACGCCGACTTCACCCAGGATTTGGCTGGGTTCGGCGGCGACGTGAACTATCTGAAGACCGAAATGGGCGGCGGCTGGTTCTACGGCTTCAACAAGGACTTCATCCTCAGCGCCGTCGGCACCGCCGGCTATATCGAAGGCTGGGGCGGCGACAGCATCCGGATCAACGAACGCTTCTATAAGGGCGGCAATACCTTCCGCGGTTTCGAGATCGCGGGCGTCGGTCCGCGCGACACCTCCCTTAATGACGACGCCCTGGGCGGCAAGATCTACGCCATCGGCACGGTGGAGCTGACCATTCCGACCTATCTGCCAGAGCAATATGGCATCAAGGCCTCGCTGTTCACCGACTTTGGCACCGTCGGCATGCTCGACGACGACGACAAGCAGTCGCAGCCCGGCCTGTTCGATCCGCTGATCCGAGATGATCTCTCTTTGCGGGCCACCGCGGGCGTCAGCATCCACTGGCGTTCGCCGATGGGACCCATCCGTTTCGACTTCAGCCGAATTTTGGCCAAAGAAGACTACGATAGGACCGAGACATTCCGGTTCTCCACCTCCACAAGGTTCTAA
- the fabZ gene encoding 3-hydroxyacyl-ACP dehydratase FabZ produces MSRKDAETEQSISIDIAEILARIPHRYPFLLVDRAEDYRPNQSIVGIKCVTMNEPFFQGHFPENPVMPGVLIVEAMAQTGAVLMSKSLEVDVEGKTILFMSVDACRFRHPVRPGDVLRMNVEVVRARSSIFKFRGQALVGDKVAAEAEFAAMVVETPR; encoded by the coding sequence ATGAGCCGCAAGGACGCGGAGACCGAACAGTCGATCTCGATCGACATCGCTGAGATTCTGGCGCGGATTCCACACCGCTATCCGTTTCTGCTCGTGGACCGGGCCGAGGACTATCGCCCCAACCAGTCCATCGTCGGCATCAAGTGCGTGACGATGAACGAGCCCTTCTTTCAGGGGCACTTCCCCGAGAACCCGGTGATGCCGGGCGTGCTGATCGTCGAGGCCATGGCCCAGACGGGCGCGGTCCTGATGTCCAAGTCGCTGGAAGTGGACGTCGAGGGCAAGACCATTCTGTTCATGTCGGTCGATGCCTGCCGGTTCCGTCATCCGGTGCGCCCGGGCGACGTCCTGCGCATGAACGTCGAGGTCGTTCGCGCGCGCTCGTCGATCTTCAAGTTCCGCGGTCAGGCCCTGGTGGGCGACAAGGTCGCCGCCGAGGCCGAGTTCGCCGCCATGGTCGTCGAGACGCCCCGCTGA
- the lpxA gene encoding acyl-ACP--UDP-N-acetylglucosamine O-acyltransferase gives MPLVHPTALVDPAARLADDVEVGAFSIVGPDVTLAAGVKLMSHVVIEGATTVGEGCVVHPFANLGGPPQHLGHKGEKTELRIGARNIIREHVTMHTGTASGRGVTTVGSDGLYMVAAHIAHDCIVGDSVVMAKGATLGGHVTLGDFVFMGGLAAAHQFGRIGRYSFIGGLAAVTKDVIPYGSVWGNHAHLEGLNLVGLKRRGFSRETINALRAAYRLLFADEGTFQERIDEVAENHATSPEVMEIVDFIRADANRPLCLPEREV, from the coding sequence ATGCCGCTCGTCCACCCCACGGCCCTGGTCGATCCCGCCGCCCGTCTTGCCGACGACGTCGAAGTAGGCGCCTTCAGCATCGTGGGTCCAGACGTGACCCTGGCCGCCGGCGTCAAGCTGATGAGCCACGTGGTGATCGAGGGCGCGACCACGGTGGGCGAAGGCTGCGTCGTCCACCCCTTCGCCAATCTGGGCGGTCCGCCCCAGCACCTGGGCCACAAGGGCGAAAAGACCGAGCTGCGCATCGGCGCCCGCAACATCATCCGCGAGCACGTCACCATGCACACCGGCACCGCTTCGGGCCGTGGCGTGACCACGGTGGGCTCGGACGGCCTGTACATGGTGGCCGCCCACATCGCCCACGACTGCATCGTCGGCGACTCCGTGGTCATGGCCAAGGGTGCGACCCTGGGCGGCCACGTGACCCTGGGCGATTTCGTGTTCATGGGCGGTCTGGCGGCGGCGCATCAGTTCGGCCGCATAGGCCGCTACAGCTTCATCGGCGGTCTGGCGGCCGTGACCAAGGACGTCATTCCCTACGGCTCGGTGTGGGGCAACCACGCCCACCTGGAGGGGCTGAACCTGGTGGGCCTCAAGCGCCGAGGCTTCTCGCGCGAGACGATCAACGCCCTGCGCGCGGCCTATCGCCTGCTGTTCGCCGACGAGGGCACCTTCCAGGAGCGGATCGACGAGGTCGCCGAGAACCACGCCACTTCGCCCGAGGTGATGGAGATCGTCGACTTCATCCGCGCCGACGCCAACCGTCCGCTCTGCCTGCCGGAGCGCGAGGTCTGA
- a CDS encoding GNAT family N-acetyltransferase, whose amino-acid sequence MPGQAPVIETERLILREFRVSDLDDSAALWGDQEVTRFIGGRPQTREEVWPRILRYIGHWAALGYGFWVIEEKATGRYLGEIGLADFKRALEPSFGDSPEAGWALSPAAHGKGYASEALTAVLAWGDARFGAGARTVCMISIDNAASVKVAEKAGFSPFAYASYRDDPVILFERTAA is encoded by the coding sequence ATGCCCGGCCAGGCGCCCGTGATCGAAACCGAACGTCTGATCCTGCGTGAATTTCGCGTCAGCGATCTGGACGACAGCGCGGCCTTGTGGGGCGACCAGGAGGTGACCCGGTTCATCGGCGGCCGTCCGCAGACCCGCGAGGAAGTCTGGCCCCGCATCCTGCGCTACATCGGCCACTGGGCGGCGCTGGGATACGGCTTTTGGGTGATCGAGGAGAAGGCCACGGGGCGCTATCTTGGCGAGATCGGCCTCGCCGATTTCAAGCGCGCCCTGGAGCCTTCGTTTGGTGATTCGCCCGAGGCGGGGTGGGCGTTGTCGCCTGCAGCGCACGGCAAGGGTTACGCCAGCGAAGCGCTGACGGCGGTCCTCGCCTGGGGCGACGCCAGGTTTGGCGCCGGCGCCCGGACGGTCTGCATGATCAGCATCGACAACGCCGCCTCGGTGAAGGTGGCGGAGAAGGCGGGGTTCTCACCCTTCGCCTATGCCAGTTACCGGGATGACCCGGTCATCTTGTTCGAGCGAACGGCCGCCTAG
- a CDS encoding sensor histidine kinase yields the protein MLRDDEELRRGLAASAHERLRQVPVRLLTLFAMAWALHVLGDGHLILLWLVANLIGQTIEFFVMRPFRLDPVRAGNSLGARMSALTVITFLPVIGCLVIFHLWTKGDMTSTTVALLLLTGVVLVNATSALESRAVFYVGATPFVLTTAAMLGHSAASGAGSLPVLAVCFVLFLFGAHAAWERVYRSRKAELAARHEAETRRREAEEAVANRAAMAAIVSHELRTPLATVASGAALIEEGVAPHKIGAAARTISDAARLMSKLLDDLLDRSKVEARAMALDVRDFELVQSIVDTASFWQTAAHAKGLEFEAPDPTTGPIWVRGDPSRLRQILNNFLSNAIKFTDRGRVALRFSVQRDGEIKQVRIDVIDDGPGVPPHAVERLFAPYVQGAARTARTYGGTGLGLAVSRDLAELMGGRVQARAGTPRGSVFSLILPMPVGSAQAASSSVTIA from the coding sequence GTGCTGCGAGACGACGAGGAACTGCGCCGGGGACTAGCGGCTAGCGCGCATGAACGCCTTCGGCAGGTCCCGGTCCGCCTCCTGACGCTTTTCGCCATGGCCTGGGCGCTGCATGTGCTGGGCGATGGTCATTTGATCCTGCTCTGGCTGGTCGCCAATCTGATCGGCCAGACGATTGAGTTCTTCGTCATGCGCCCCTTCCGCCTGGACCCGGTCCGGGCGGGGAATTCCCTCGGCGCTCGTATGTCCGCCCTGACCGTCATCACCTTCCTGCCGGTGATCGGCTGTCTGGTGATCTTCCACCTGTGGACAAAGGGCGACATGACATCCACCACCGTGGCGCTTCTGCTGCTGACGGGCGTGGTGCTGGTCAATGCGACCTCGGCTCTGGAATCGCGAGCCGTCTTCTATGTGGGCGCGACCCCCTTCGTGCTGACCACGGCGGCCATGCTCGGTCATTCAGCGGCAAGCGGCGCAGGGTCGCTGCCGGTTCTGGCCGTGTGTTTTGTGCTGTTCCTGTTTGGCGCCCATGCGGCGTGGGAGCGGGTCTATCGGTCCCGCAAGGCCGAGTTGGCGGCGCGCCATGAAGCCGAAACCCGTCGGCGGGAGGCCGAAGAGGCCGTAGCCAACCGCGCCGCCATGGCCGCCATCGTCAGCCACGAACTGCGCACGCCCCTGGCCACTGTGGCGTCGGGCGCGGCCCTGATCGAGGAGGGCGTCGCGCCGCATAAGATCGGGGCGGCGGCGCGGACCATTTCCGACGCCGCTCGCCTGATGAGCAAGCTGCTGGATGATCTGCTCGACCGGTCCAAGGTCGAGGCGCGAGCCATGGCGCTTGATGTGCGTGATTTCGAGCTCGTCCAAAGCATCGTTGATACGGCCAGTTTCTGGCAGACGGCGGCTCACGCCAAAGGCCTTGAGTTCGAAGCCCCAGACCCGACAACCGGGCCGATCTGGGTGAGAGGCGACCCGTCTCGCCTTCGCCAGATCCTCAACAACTTCCTGTCCAACGCCATCAAGTTTACCGACCGCGGCCGTGTTGCGCTTCGTTTCAGCGTCCAGCGGGACGGCGAGATCAAGCAGGTGCGGATCGACGTGATCGATGACGGCCCGGGCGTTCCGCCCCATGCTGTGGAGCGCCTGTTCGCCCCCTATGTTCAGGGCGCGGCTCGGACGGCCCGCACCTATGGCGGTACGGGTCTGGGTCTGGCGGTAAGCCGCGATCTGGCCGAGTTGATGGGCGGACGTGTGCAGGCGCGGGCGGGTACGCCTCGGGGTTCGGTGTTCAGCCTGATCTTGCCCATGCCGGTCGGCTCCGCCCAGGCGGCGTCAAGCTCGGTTACCATCGCCTGA
- the lpxD gene encoding UDP-3-O-(3-hydroxymyristoyl)glucosamine N-acyltransferase, producing the protein MPDPRFYQDLGPATLSELARLTGGQLLASEKGEFEIKAVAPLARADATSLGFFSDKRYVADLKATKAGACFVTAAIAQEAPENCAIIVVDRPQVAWATAASRLHRPKTFEAGAPAIHPSARLEEGVLVAPGAVIGPDAQVGKGTRIGPGAMIGPGVAIGRDCDIGARVVIGFALIGDRVRIHAGAVIGEPGFGAAVSAAGIIDLPQLGRVLLQDNVTVGANSCIDRGAYDDTVVGENTKIDNLVHLGHNVRVGRNCVMAAYTGISGSTTIGDGVSFGGKAGLADHLVIGDGARIAAAAAVMKNVPAGETWGGFPAQPIRQWLRETAWLARMAAGRKSGGVE; encoded by the coding sequence ATGCCGGACCCACGCTTTTATCAAGACCTGGGTCCGGCCACGCTTTCGGAGCTGGCGCGCCTTACCGGCGGCCAGCTTCTTGCGTCTGAGAAGGGCGAGTTCGAGATCAAGGCCGTCGCGCCTCTGGCGCGCGCCGACGCCACCAGCCTCGGCTTCTTTTCGGACAAGCGTTATGTCGCCGACCTGAAGGCGACCAAGGCGGGGGCCTGCTTCGTCACCGCCGCGATCGCGCAGGAGGCGCCGGAAAACTGCGCCATCATCGTGGTTGATCGGCCGCAAGTCGCTTGGGCCACGGCGGCCTCGCGCCTGCACCGCCCCAAAACCTTCGAGGCCGGCGCGCCAGCCATCCATCCTTCGGCCAGGCTGGAAGAGGGAGTCCTGGTCGCGCCCGGCGCCGTCATCGGCCCTGACGCCCAGGTCGGAAAAGGAACGCGTATCGGCCCCGGCGCCATGATTGGTCCAGGCGTCGCCATTGGTCGCGATTGCGATATCGGCGCCCGGGTGGTGATCGGCTTCGCCCTGATCGGCGATCGCGTGCGGATCCACGCTGGGGCCGTCATTGGCGAGCCGGGGTTCGGCGCGGCGGTCAGCGCCGCCGGCATCATCGATCTGCCCCAGTTGGGTCGGGTCCTGCTGCAGGACAACGTGACAGTCGGCGCGAACAGTTGCATCGACCGTGGGGCCTATGACGACACAGTGGTCGGCGAGAACACCAAGATCGACAATCTTGTCCATCTTGGCCACAACGTGCGTGTCGGGCGAAATTGCGTCATGGCGGCCTACACCGGCATATCCGGCAGTACGACCATCGGCGACGGCGTGAGTTTCGGCGGAAAGGCCGGCCTGGCCGACCATCTGGTTATCGGCGACGGCGCGCGGATCGCGGCGGCCGCCGCGGTCATGAAGAATGTGCCGGCCGGCGAGACTTGGGGCGGATTTCCCGCCCAGCCGATCCGACAATGGTTGCGGGAGACCGCGTGGCTCGCGCGCATGGCGGCGGGTCGCAAATCCGGGGGTGTTGAATGA
- a CDS encoding DUF2188 domain-containing protein: MAAKPGFERIIFTVLPHDGQWAVESDGAFTNHSSSKEEVKAAANKMARAAQDAGTPCQVRVSGEHGFAAAAV; this comes from the coding sequence ATGGCCGCCAAACCCGGTTTTGAACGCATCATTTTCACCGTCCTGCCGCATGACGGCCAATGGGCCGTCGAATCAGATGGCGCTTTCACCAACCACTCCTCCTCCAAGGAAGAAGTGAAGGCCGCGGCCAACAAGATGGCGCGCGCCGCCCAGGACGCCGGAACGCCCTGCCAGGTTCGCGTCAGCGGGGAGCATGGCTTCGCCGCGGCGGCCGTCTAG
- a CDS encoding OmpH family outer membrane protein, protein MTLRNIVATASGVVAGLALASSALAQAQAPAAVPAAPAMTHGAAVPGMCLFSSAAVVGNSAVGKAVNTRLQQIATQVNSELTTERTALETEAKTLETQRATLDQNTLEQRAAALQVKANAFERKAQLRQREVAATEQKALNRVAQEMNPIVRQVYQARQCSVLIDQNAVLVGNPAMSINDQVVTGLNAKIQTFAFDRERLDQPAPAAQTTPPARR, encoded by the coding sequence ATGACCCTCCGCAACATCGTCGCGACCGCCTCCGGCGTCGTCGCCGGCCTCGCCCTCGCGTCGAGCGCGCTGGCTCAAGCCCAGGCCCCCGCCGCTGTGCCGGCTGCTCCGGCCATGACCCACGGCGCCGCCGTTCCCGGCATGTGCCTGTTCTCCAGCGCCGCCGTGGTCGGCAACTCGGCCGTCGGCAAGGCCGTGAACACCCGGCTGCAGCAGATCGCCACCCAGGTGAACTCCGAGCTGACGACCGAGCGCACCGCGCTTGAGACCGAAGCCAAGACGCTGGAAACTCAGCGGGCCACGCTCGACCAGAACACCCTGGAACAGCGCGCCGCCGCCTTGCAGGTGAAAGCCAACGCCTTCGAGCGTAAGGCGCAGCTGCGTCAACGCGAAGTCGCCGCCACCGAGCAAAAGGCGCTGAACCGCGTCGCTCAGGAAATGAACCCGATTGTGCGTCAGGTTTATCAGGCGCGTCAGTGCTCGGTGCTGATCGACCAAAATGCGGTGCTGGTTGGCAATCCGGCTATGTCGATCAACGATCAGGTCGTCACTGGCCTGAACGCCAAGATCCAGACCTTCGCTTTCGACCGCGAACGTCTGGACCAGCCGGCTCCCGCCGCCCAAACTACGCCTCCCGCGCGTAGGTGA